The window ATCAATTAAACCTCAGTTTATTTCCTTTACACGCGTAATCACTGATCGTCACCTGTTCGTTGGAGTGATTTTAAAGTTTGAGACCATTTCATCTGCAAATCCTACACAAGCGTTGGTATAAATAGACCCGGCAGGCTTTGGAATCACCGAGAACAGCATGTGTTGGTAACATTAGAATGGAAAGTCTGAGGCAGCCATTGAAACGCACGGACCGTGTTATGTAAGTGCCTTTTTAACGGCACCAGATCAGAAATACAGCACCACCCAGAAATATTGGCACCTTCCGAGCAGAGAGCTGAAAAGGCTTGAAAGATGCAGAACGCGCCTCATTCTTCTACCATGACGAATCGCACTCGTTGCTAAATTATGAGAGGTGTCGATTTATTTCAGATTCATAGTTCAATTGGATTTGGGTCAGAGGGGCAAGAGGGGTATATACGAGTTGTTCTCCCCCTCAGATTGGTAACGAGCGTATTGTTCCTGTGTCTTTAATCCAATTTGTTTTATACTATGTTTCAGGAGCTTCTGTGACAATCTGAATTATCATCCTCTGAGTGCTGCGGACTTtggaaaaatgatgaaaaacgtCTTCCCGAACATGAAGGCTCGTCGACTGGGCATGAGGGGAAAATCTAAATATCCTTCCCTGGAATGTATTGTGGCAGTCTGGCCTCTGTCTCTGGTCTCAAACCACCTGCTGTTGCGGTTCATAAGTTCTCTAAATATAGAtgggaaatgaaatgaagtccTTCTCCCTCCATCCAAAGTAGAGGCGTAACACAGGCGCCCCTCAGGGGGCGCTCACTGTGATCTTGACCTTCATGAAATAGCTATTGAAATTTGATATTATTTATAAAATTAAAGGTGGCGTCACCTTCATGGCCAGTTTTACTCAGCCACAACAATCCTTTATGTGTGAAACCATCATGATAAAAACTACTAAAGCTAAACCTGAGCAGCAAATACATCATCATCAATAATATAGGACCAACTGTCGCCAGTGTCAGTGTATTAAGAACAGAAGGTACAGCATGTTGTCAGtacagtgtgtgtttattaccCGGATGAGCCTGTTCCATAATGTTGACCTTAACAGCAGCTAACATATTGCTATAGTGGCCTAAGGAAGAGGCCCTTTGTTCAGATGCCATCTTTGCCCAGTCTGGATTTCTGTAAAAAAGGGGAGGATGTAAGTAAAATAGAAGTCCTAGTATCGCTCTGTAATGCTGATATAAGTTCTGTTGACACTTGATAGCAGTTATCTGTTGCCAGCTACCAGCGTTCTCCCTGCAAGAGTCaagaataaatgtgtaaaattcttatttttctctctccagtGTGACGTCAGCGAGGCACCAGGACAGCTGAGCAACATTAAGGAGGATGTTCAGTTTGCAGCCTGTGACCTGGTGTGTGAGTGGGCCCAAAAGGTGCTGAAACGCCAGTTTGATGCTGTTGAGGACTTGGCGCGCTTCCTAATAGACAGTCATTACATCAGCAACAAGTCTTTGGCAGCTCTCACCATCACAGCCAGTACAGCCTCAGGTAGGAACCAGTCAGCGTTCATTCATTTAGAAACGGAGAagtggcgccctctagtggcacaGCTGCCTTTGATAGTATTTCACGTTTATAAGATTATGTCCTGGATCATAAATGTAACTTTACAgaaacatttatatattttgaaCAATCTGTTACTGTTACTTTAAAAAACAATCCTTGCTTAAATATTGGCATTAAAACGTCACACTTTTGTAATGAGTGTATGACCCTGTTTCTTATATTTAGATGTAAATGCTTCCCAGTCGGTGTCAGCATTCGTACCAGCTGCTGAGGTTCACTCCTTTCAGCCTAATGTGAGCATCCTGTCATCACCTTCCGTGGAtgcaaagcagcagctgcagaggaaaatcCAGAGGAGGCAACAAGAGCAGAAGCTACATTCTCCCCCACCTGGAGAGGGACAAATGAAGAAGGCTGATGATGGCGCGCCGTGCACCAGCCCCGCCCCACAGTCACCCCAGCCCACCATAGGCATCATGGTCGCTGCTGTCCCGAGTCCCATCACAGTGAGTCGGAGGCGTTACCCTGCTGGCTTCAGACTGACTCTTTGAATCCAGCCAATCTAAAGTCTTGTGTGTATCTAAATGTGCATGAAAAACATCATCATATCATTATCAGAGTCATTGCAGATTTTGTAAAATAGCTATTCTGGAACCCATGCTCTTgaattttttttagaatgtgACTTTACTTTTCTCTGTGCAGGTACAGCAAAACGCCGCCCAGTTCATCTCCTCCAGTCCAGGTGGAATGGCAGAAAACAAAATGCTGCCCATTAACATTCAAATGGTGACCCAGCCGGTGCAGGCACTGAAACAGGGGCCCCCGTCAGCCCAAAATATCCTCTGCAGTCCCTCCGCAGAGCGCTCTGCTCGACAGCGCTATGCTCAGATCCTGCCCAAGCCTTCGGCCACAACGGCCATAACGTTGCGTTCCCCCTCCACCATGATCATTGGCAACAGTCCCATTAAAACTGTGATGACCACTTGTCATGTCAGTCCGGTTAGTTTAGTCAAGATGACTCCTGTGTCGCTCgcgctgagcagcagctgctccactaCATCTCTCTCTAATAGCAGTCTGCTGTCAGCATCTGCAGGCATTAGCATCCCTGCTGGAGGCCAAGACATCGGCCACAATCAGAACATGAGGAGCAATTCCGCAGCCCCTATTCTGGCCCCAGTGGCGAGGCCGGGGCAAGCTGCTGAGCCCCATACCGTTGATGTTGAAATGGAAGTTGAAGCCATACACAAAAACAGTCAAGCGCGATCTCAGAGCAGTCTAATTTTGGCGCAGGAAGCACTGACAAGCAGGGCAGGAGGGGCTGTTCAGAGGGCTTCCAGCGTGCCCATACCTCACACCAGAGGCTTCCTGAGCGTGGAAGAACTCTCCAGCACTAGTTGCAATGAAACGTCTTTCTCAAACACCAACTCTCTGGCAGCTGCtggcagcagcaatagtagcgTTGGTAATGCGAGCACTTTGCAGTTATTTCCCTCGAATCAGAACAGCAATTCTCTTCCTTTGCCAAACACTGAGCGATCCGCCTTATTGGAGGAACAGAACTGTTTTATATCAAAAGGGCTTTTGTCCACCAAGACGCTCCGAAAACGCTCAGGTGTCAGCCCAGACCTTTCCCCGGTCAAAAGGGTCTATATGCccctgcaggcagcagagggcgctgttgaTTTTGGATCCGGGGTTTGTAACCTCCCCAAGGCGGGAGCTCCGGTTAGGCCAGAAAGTGCACCAGCGTCCCGGGAGGTAGAGATGAAAATGAACTTGATATCGCCCCCTAACGCCCATGCACTCTGCACTTCCTCTTTCAGAGCCAGTGGCTTCTACTCTGTTGCCAAAACACAGAGTTCaatgcagaggaaaaacactTCCACTGTTATGAAAACCAGCAGCTCAGGCAGTCACCCATTACAGGCCCACACAATGACGAAGGTGCATGCTCTCCCCAGTAACCCTGGCCTACAGACACATCCGGGTGACAGCGATGCTCTGCGTTCAAAGTCAGCCACAGAGAAGCCGGAAGCTCCACATCAGACTTACACTCAGCCCGGCTCTGCAGCTGAACACTTTTTCAATCACGGTCCCTCATCACATCAGCTGCCTGGGCCCAGCGATACCGACTACTTCCAGTTTGATGATGACGTCACTCAGGACAGCATTGTGGAGGAGCTGGTACAGATGGAAGAACAAATGAAGCTTAACCTGCAGGAGTTCGGAGGCTGTGTCCCGTTTCCAGGCCACCAGCCTGTGATGCAAAGTAACAAAATGGCCGCTCATCAGAACATGACCGCTTACTATCAGACTGCGAGCAGACACAGCAACCCGATCCAAACCCCAACGCCAACTCCTACGCCCACTTCGGACATGATGGGAGGAAGCCGCGGCCTCGCTGGGGAGAGCCCGTGCTCCCACATGGCCTCCACAACTCCAGTGGACAGTGCACTggggagcagccgtcacaccCCAGTCGGGACGCCCCACTCCAACTGCAGCAGCACCGTGCCTCCCAGTCCAGTGGAATGCAGGAACCCGTTTGCATTCACGCCAATAAACTCCAGCGTCACGGGGCTTCACGACGGCAGCACGGTCTCAAACAGCCCGGTCAAGCCCATGCAGAGGCCGATGGCGACTCACCCAGACAAGACCAGGCTCGAGTGGATGAATGACAACTACAACAGCAGTGGGAACTTAAACAAGTCAAATGGTGGAATGGGAATCCTCCCCGGCTACCAAGGCCTGATAGGCGATCACTTTCAAAAGCCCCATGCTTTTGCGGTCCCTCACGCTCGTCACTATGACAACCACTTTGGCCGCTTGACTCCCATTTCCCCCGTGCAGCAGCAGGTAGCCAGCATGGCCAACCTGAATAAGCAGGAGGGGTTCGCCGTACCGGCCCCTCTGGATAACAAAGCCATCAACGCGCCCTCTATGACGTCGCGATGTCGCAGCGTGAGTCCGGCTGTGCATCAGAGGAATCTGGGTGGGAACGCCGGAGGTCTTCCCTACGTGCCTCGTTCAGTCCTCTCTCCCTTTAACTCCCCCGTCACTCCCGAGATGCTGAGCATTTTTGCAAACAGCCAGACGAACGCCGGGGTGCCCGGCGCGGCCCAGAGGAGCCACTCTGTGCCGCTCAACGTTATGATGCAAACGGAGGTTCTGCCCTCTCCCCGCCAGCAGTGCAGCGGCGAAACCCTCTCTGACGTCCTCCTGAGGAAGCTGGAAGGGGAGCTGACTGACACCGTGCAGGGTTTGGGCGTCAGTCACCTGCCCTCCTGCTACACCGCACGCCTAAACCTGACCCAGGTCCTTGAGTCCGAACCCGGCCTGTCTGGAGGAGAAAGCCGGCTCGGTCTGACGGCCCCTGACTCCGGATCCCACAAGTTGCAGAGGACAAGTTACCTCCTAGAAAATGTGATGAATGATCGAATGGTGGTCTCGGCGGGGGACAGTTCGGCCCTGTCAGCTCCTGCAGAGCCGCACCGACAGGCCCGGTCCATGTTGCTATCTCTGAGCGCGCAGCAGCATCCACAGGTGGACTTCAGCTGCACGATGAAGGACCTCCTGATAGACAACAGCCTGATGGCCAGCGACCAGCACATGGACCAATCAGGGCTGACTGTTGGCGGCACCGACGTCTCCTGTGAAATAGGAATGAAGTCAGAGCTCCCGAGTAGCATCAGCGACCTAAATGCAATGGACACGAACCTTCTCTTTGAccccaaccagcagcagcagtttcagaACGTCGCGGCCGAGCAGCTGGTGAGCGATCACTTGTTTCAGCAAACTGCCAGCGAGGTGGCTCATTCCGCTGGACTGGACTGGCTGGAGAGCAAAGATCACCCCGCGGTCGGGTTGATGGGCTGAGAGCGGGACCTTTTTCTGGGGTATTTATTTCAGTGTCGTGatttgttgtatttatttttcgACCTTTACTGTACATATTCTAATGCAATACTGGACACGGTTCAGTTTAAGTGCCACATTGTACTGCAGCGACGCTGCAGCTCTGGTTCAAATGCTGGACATTTAAGAGGAATCAGAGGTCGTCGCCTCGTGAAGACGTTCACAACGGAAATTACTGAGCAAAAAAAAGTGAACTTTTTACTCGTGTTTGATATTTGCCTGAATTGTTACAGATTTAATATCAAGACAAAAAGCTTAATCAGCTGTGTCTAAATTGTCGGATACTAATATAAATGACCTCATTAAGAACTAATGCTAATTCAGtattaaatgaaaaacacataTTGTGTTGATGGAATACTTGCATCTAAAACAAGACATGCaatttttttaactttgaatATCAGTTTACATTTGTAAGTTTTTTTTAAGTAGGATTCAAAGTGAATTTTGTTTACCCAAAGACATATTTAAAGGAAACACTTGATTTAGAGAACTTTTTATTGATGACGATTTAAACCTGTGAATAATCGTGTCTGTCAACAATCTGGGCTCTGCTGTAACGAGTCCCAAACAGTAATAATTAAACCTAATTATTTAGTGAGATTTTCAAGCTTTAAACTGAATTCATGTCTTTCAGACATTCAGTCTTTTCAGCTTTACTAAAGAGCCATATAATCTAAAGATCATcccaaaaattacatttttgatcCTACCAGCAACTTGAACTCTGCACTTTTTTTTGTTAAGTTTGACTTGTTTTCTTACTCTAATCGTGTTCTCGCTGTGGTTCTGCTTTACTTACGGAGGATGAGCTTTGCTCCATTATGGGATGTATTGTTACGCCCAGGGAAGTAAAAGACGAGCTAAAAGCGCTAATTTTTTAGCAATTTACAAAACTGTTACGCAACAGTTggagctgttttattatttggtGTCTGCACTTTTTCTTTAAGAATAAAATAATTGCGTGACAACGACAATAACCTCTGGCACTTAGGAAATGCATTAATTTATGAAATGGGAACTATGCATTTGAGTTCAAAACGAAGCGTTTTCAGCTGCACTGACAATCTGGAACGGCTGTGTGGTTTTCCCATAAACGCACTGTTTGGTTTGGATAACGGGAGTATTTTTGACCTTCTGCTCCAGAGGACAAACTTGTGTAAGGAAGCAGCCGCTGAGCAGACGGACGTCGCTGATACTCCCGAGCGTGTTTGAGCCTTATGTCCACACCAAAGACAGATGTGACCTGCACCAACATCACTCTGAGATGGACGCAGCCAAAGTTACTGTACAATTCTGTGCTTAATTTCTAAGGTTTTCAACAGTGGGAGTCACATCAAGACAATTTAGGACTAACTTTGTTTACTGCTGTTGCCGTTTTTATAAATTTAACAGATGAACCGATGTTTCTGAAGGCAATAACGTAACGCTGCAAAGTATTTATACGCTGTTTGTTAGAGGTAGACGActggctgtgtttgtgtagTCGCCACACTGACTTCATTAGCTGTACAGATCACATGTGGCCcagtttcctgcctgtttttgttgCATTATTTACAGCGTGTGTAATTCCTACTGCAGCTATAACCTCCTGAACCATCTGGGCTCGTGCATTCACGTCTCTTTCACTTGCACTGTAAGATATTTGATAATTCTAGTAGGTCAAACCCAGCCTAGCCTGGTGTTCCTTTGGTTCTCCGTCAGTTTTGGATCCTCAGTCTTTGTACCGTGTCTGTGAGAACATTAACGTCAGTTTGTTGTTTCACCTCTGACTTTAGCGTTGGATGGAGACTCGTCTGGTGGTGCAGAGCTGTACAACTGCCCTCACTCATCTTGCTGTGACTTGGTATCTTTTTTAACTCAGCCAGTGCTTTATTTAAACAAGGTCTTGCTGATGCTGTTTTATAAAACTAATAAACATTTTTAAGTACCTCTGTATGATGGTGGGGGTCTTCATTAATTACAGACTTGGCTCCCTTGATGGGATTTACAGTGGACATCCTCCTGAAACCGCCGCTaaggatgaataaataaatccatgTTGGACcatttttcaattaaaaatgtcaattatTGGTTTGTAAAGTCACCAAACCTCCGGAACAGCTACCGTTGATGGGTGTGATTACTCCCCTTGTGGGGTCTGGTCACCTGTCTGGCAGGACAGAAGTTATTGAAGATGAGGAACATAAAACCTTATCAGATGAAGATGCTGACTTTTCCACGTGGACTTTCAAGATAACCAGCTATCAATGTACTTGGTTAATTATTCACTGATGACAGTTTATTATCCTTCCACATTTCCAGTTGACACATTTCTGGTGAGCTGTGATTTAGCCGTTATACATGTTAGTTTATCAAAATGCACCAAACTCTGaggttttctttcatctttttattCATCTCTGACACAGACCACAACTTTCCTGCAAATGGGAAATTGACCTGGGAATTTAATCTATTGTGAGAGAATCAGGTCCACGTTTAACATTAACCCTAAGTTTTAATGTTTATTGTTATGGACATATGTGggatgtttaaaacaaaaagggatttcCTCCTGggttttttcctctccctcccttttaaGTGTCCTTAACAAAAAATATCCCCTAATTACTGGAAAGTGTATTTTACTTCAGCTGATAACGGACAGCCCGCCTACACACACCTTAGTTACTGGAAAAGAGTCAATGCCGCTCCTCCTGAGAGAGTGCCAAATATGTCAAAAGGCAGTGATGGGCTGATCAGGAGGCTGTGTCACCTGTCCCAGATCATTCACCTGTGGACTGGAAGGAATCACTTCTGAGAAGGGGCATTTTTCCACTCGGAAACACCAGCATTGTTATAAACTACCGATGACATAACAACCAGTATCACCAGCGCGATGGATGTCTACTTTTCCATGATTACCCTGGCTGAAGTGTAGCGATACAGTTTATCACAGGCCTAACGATGTGTCGCGTCATAACACCAGAATAACATTGTGCATGTGGGTCCTCGTGTTGTACCAGCAACACGCATTAAGCCACTACAGCTACAGTGTGAACAAAAATACCTGCGGGTAAGTTTGAAACTTTGGTATGTAAAATCATATTCAGGGCGTCTGCGTTTGCTGTGGTCACCTTATGGTGACCTTATGGAGAAACACACGGTTTCTCATCTTTTACTTCTGGCGTCCACCACTCATCACGCATGGTCTACTCAGAATCTGGGAGAAGTTATTATACAGACACCCTCATGTCCTTATGGTGTTCCTCAGGGACGAGCCAGCACACAGTCCAATCATAGAACACCACTCGGGTCCGAGCAGGGAGGCTGTTCCTCCCAATCCCACACCAGCAGGTGACACTTTTTGCCCATGTGAGCGTTGAAGTCCCCCAGCAGAAGAATCAAGTCCCCAGTCAAGTATTGTCGAGTACCCCTCCCAGGGACGCCAGTGAGGTCGGTACTCTGTATTGCTGTTCGGCCAACTGAAAGAGGACTGTCCCCGACAGGAAGGCGCAGGGATGTGACCCTCAACGCTGCCTCTCAACCTCCTGCCCAAGCTCAGGCTCCTTCCCCCAGCAAAACCACATTCCATGTCCCTCTAGCCGGAGGTTTGGTCCGAGGATTGGGTTGTCAAGGCCCctgagttggggttagggcaggggtgggcaaacattttgattcatgggccacaatgggttctaacatttgacaaaggggccggaccaggagcagatggatggatggagtgctttggtaacctcacctcattggagaaaaaatacacatcttgggatatggagaaaacatgtgctttaatttcaaatgaaaatgaagagaagcattgcaacaaaatatctgactttggaatgagtcttaaaacacttaaaatcaaatgaataaaatgtgcctttttaaaaaaaattaataaccatttctattttaaagcactgaaagttctgttatccttcaggatatcaccatcactctcctcctgactgtcttttttctagtgggaaaacaccagaattgcagtgaaaatataacattaacaaggtttattcatttaatttttcaagtttggcgggccggattaaaacgtttaacgggccgcgtgtggcccctgggccgtagtttgcccatgcctgggttagggtcacgACCTGGCTGAATGAGAACCAACACGGACGTGTGGCTGAATCTCTATAACATTTAGACCTGCAGCTGCCCTGACCAGCTCGTTGAGAGGAACTTATCCGTGGTCTTGTTGCACAGCCAAACATGCTTCGCCTGAGCTGTCAGTTTGATTGATGGCAGTAACAGTCGCTGCATTTTCAGCCACAcactgtttgttttcctgttccTCAGCAGTTTAAATCACAAATATCACTGGTCCTGATTTGGTCCACCGGCAGACCTGGAGAAAGTTTCCAAATGTTCAGGCAACTTTCAAATTCCCCTTCCTAAATCTGAGTGAGGAGCATTAATTACTTGATTACTTTCCTCCTGACTGGAAACTGGCGATTGTGCAAGCGGATGACTTTCACCATTACAGAAGAAAATAAGTCACAGGTTCACACATGTCATTTATTCTCCAGCAGGACCAAGAAATGCCGAGAATTCAACAATAGAAGCTTTCAGTAGTTTGGATAGAACTTAGAATTTCATAAAATGGAGAATTTTGTTTCATCAAAACTcagttgcaccttcattttacAGTAATAGACTTGTAGTTAAAGGTATATTATCAGTGGTATCATCATTGCCAGCGTCGAAGTAGAATATAATAACATCCTCCTTCATGGAAATCAACAGTTTGTTatgtttttccatttccacACCACACTTTTCCAGGCTAAAAACCCTCCTGGCTGCAGGTCctgcggaggaagaggagggaggagacgggaggaaggaggaagcggagctggaggaggaggaacaggaacagcagTGACGGCGGTGTCACAACTGGCTCTTATCTAATAACATCCAGGGGAAAATCACATGAGGCCATAACAGAGCCGGAGCCAGCACACACCGGCCGCTCTTCTGACCGTCGCTCTCCAGGAAGAAGCCAAGGGAGGGAGGCTATGGCGTCGCTGTCGCCCCCGATCCGGGGGCTCCCCACGGACGAGGtgagggctagggtcagggttagggtcagggttagggcgcCTTTCCCCCGTTTTCATCTCCCTTCTCTGGGAACTCCCTTGTTGTTAGCCGACAGGCTAAGTATTCCGGGCTAACTCCGCCACGCGCTCAAAAGTTGCTCATCAAGCTAATTGAGGCAACGTGTTGCTCTAAGTGTGTTCGGGGGTTCTACACGGCGTTTAGAAACGTGGTTCCGTCACGAAGAATTCACGATCGCTCACTTTTATTCACTGCTTTCCGAGTTGTTGACGCCTTTTTTTgccctcacgcacacacacgcgcgcgcgcacacacacacaaacacacatcctgcTGTACTTCTATTTTCTTGTGCATCTTCTAAACCGATTAACTAAACCGAAGAACTGCGGTTCTTCTATACTGCTCCTCAAAGGTATCCTAAGAATGCATATTTTGGTACTGAAGTactacacacgcacgcacacacgcacgcacgcacacacattgcATTCATTGCTATTGTAAACATGTCAACTCTGAGATTGGA is drawn from Takifugu flavidus isolate HTHZ2018 chromosome 2, ASM371156v2, whole genome shotgun sequence and contains these coding sequences:
- the LOC130516836 gene encoding DNA-binding protein RFX7-like; protein product: MDEDAQPPPQPQQPERGERSGAGLLPGLQGAEASALQLRIKNSICKSVHSKVENILQDIEKFSDIEKLYLYLKLPSGPGSSAEKSDQGALSSSRTQQMHAFSWIHNHLEEYPETSLPKQEVYDEYKSFCDNLNYHPLSAADFGKMMKNVFPNMKARRLGMRGKSKYCYSGLRKRPFVQMPSLPSLDFCKKGEDCDVSEAPGQLSNIKEDVQFAACDLVCEWAQKVLKRQFDAVEDLARFLIDSHYISNKSLAALTITASTASDVNASQSVSAFVPAAEVHSFQPNVSILSSPSVDAKQQLQRKIQRRQQEQKLHSPPPGEGQMKKADDGAPCTSPAPQSPQPTIGIMVAAVPSPITVQQNAAQFISSSPGGMAENKMLPINIQMVTQPVQALKQGPPSAQNILCSPSAERSARQRYAQILPKPSATTAITLRSPSTMIIGNSPIKTVMTTCHVSPVSLVKMTPVSLALSSSCSTTSLSNSSLLSASAGISIPAGGQDIGHNQNMRSNSAAPILAPVARPGQAAEPHTVDVEMEVEAIHKNSQARSQSSLILAQEALTSRAGGAVQRASSVPIPHTRGFLSVEELSSTSCNETSFSNTNSLAAAGSSNSSVGNASTLQLFPSNQNSNSLPLPNTERSALLEEQNCFISKGLLSTKTLRKRSGVSPDLSPVKRVYMPLQAAEGAVDFGSGVCNLPKAGAPVRPESAPASREVEMKMNLISPPNAHALCTSSFRASGFYSVAKTQSSMQRKNTSTVMKTSSSGSHPLQAHTMTKVHALPSNPGLQTHPGDSDALRSKSATEKPEAPHQTYTQPGSAAEHFFNHGPSSHQLPGPSDTDYFQFDDDVTQDSIVEELVQMEEQMKLNLQEFGGCVPFPGHQPVMQSNKMAAHQNMTAYYQTASRHSNPIQTPTPTPTPTSDMMGGSRGLAGESPCSHMASTTPVDSALGSSRHTPVGTPHSNCSSTVPPSPVECRNPFAFTPINSSVTGLHDGSTVSNSPVKPMQRPMATHPDKTRLEWMNDNYNSSGNLNKSNGGMGILPGYQGLIGDHFQKPHAFAVPHARHYDNHFGRLTPISPVQQQVASMANLNKQEGFAVPAPLDNKAINAPSMTSRCRSVSPAVHQRNLGGNAGGLPYVPRSVLSPFNSPVTPEMLSIFANSQTNAGVPGAAQRSHSVPLNVMMQTEVLPSPRQQCSGETLSDVLLRKLEGELTDTVQGLGVSHLPSCYTARLNLTQVLESEPGLSGGESRLGLTAPDSGSHKLQRTSYLLENVMNDRMVVSAGDSSALSAPAEPHRQARSMLLSLSAQQHPQVDFSCTMKDLLIDNSLMASDQHMDQSGLTVGGTDVSCEIGMKSELPSSISDLNAMDTNLLFDPNQQQQFQNVAAEQLVSDHLFQQTASEVAHSAGLDWLESKDHPAVGLMG